A single genomic interval of Rhizobium leguminosarum bv. trifolii WSM1325 harbors:
- a CDS encoding conserved hypothetical protein (KEGG: ret:RHE_CH02961 hypothetical protein), whose protein sequence is MSGAFFRVDKFIVPAAAREEFLVKVMMTHKVLEAQDGFIDHRVLEQVAGPGEFNFVTIAEWENTEVVERARAAVAAAHRAANFDPQEMFARLGIHADIAGYKPVAA, encoded by the coding sequence ATGAGCGGAGCTTTCTTTCGTGTAGACAAGTTCATCGTGCCGGCGGCGGCACGCGAGGAATTTCTCGTCAAAGTGATGATGACCCACAAGGTGTTGGAGGCGCAGGACGGTTTCATTGATCACAGGGTGCTGGAGCAGGTCGCCGGTCCGGGCGAATTCAATTTCGTCACGATTGCCGAATGGGAAAATACCGAAGTCGTCGAGCGCGCGCGGGCCGCCGTCGCTGCGGCCCACAGGGCCGCCAATTTCGATCCGCAGGAAATGTTTGCGCGTCTCGGCATTCACGCCGATATCGCCGGCTACAAGCCTGTCGCGGCCTAA